The DNA window CGCGCGCGGCCTGCATGCCGCGTCGTACCGCCGCGCCTTTGCCCATGTTGCACGTCAGTTGAATCAGTCGAACGTTTGGGCAGCGTTGGGCTGTGTCTTCAACGGCCTGAGCCGTCCCGTCGGTACTGCCGTCATCGACCACGAGCATTTCATAGGAACGCGAGTGTCGGTCGAGATAGGCGATAGCCTGTTGGAGAAACAGCGGAAGGCGTCGAGCCTCGTTAAAGGCAGGAATGATGATGGAGAGGTGCGGCGCCTGGGTCGAGCACGGTGTCACGGTGGAGACAGCCTCGTGTCGGAGTGTGACGCGACCGATCCGCCACGGCGGCGAATCGTGGCCCACGGTAACTGAGCGACGGGAGAAATGCAAGCCATGGTTCCCGGCTCTTGACATGCACAGGGAGCGGAGTGGATCGTATCGTTCAGGCCGAGGAGCGAATCATGAGGCAAATCACGGCGTGGTCGCTTGCGCTGATCGGCCTGCTGCTGTTCTCGGGGTGTGCGGCGGCCTCGCCTCCGAGCCGGCTGCACCGGTATGTCGCGGTCACTGAGAGTGGCGCGGACGATTCGCCGAGGCTGCCGGCCTCACGTCCGGTTCGAACCGCGCTGGTGCTGTTGATTGACCGGTCGGATCCCGACTCGGCTCCCGCGTTGCCGGATGAGGCCCAGGCGAAAGTGGCGGAAACCCTGTCGGCCCATATCAACCGCGGGTTTCCACTCACCGTGGAACGAATCGTTACGCTCGGTGAATGGCCTGCATCTGGGATGGCGCCTGACTGGAATGCGCTCGCGACGCAGCAGGGGGTCGATTACTTGGTGGTCACGGTCTTGTCGAGTGTCGAGCAAGAGTATCCCGCGTCTCTGTTCCTAGGGTGGACGTCCCACCGTCAGCCAGGGCTTCGGCGGGACAATTGGTCGCTGGCCGAAGCGGCCTTGGTGGATCGAGGCAGCGGACGGCAGCTGATGTATGCAGAAGGGCGCGCGATGGCGACGCTGGATCGTCCTACCGTGCCGGGCATTTCACAATGGTATCCGGTGATCTATCTGAGGCCGCAGGAGCCAGAGCGGCGTCTCTGGCCACCGACCTACGAGGGGGCCCCGGTGACGCTGCGGGTCGTGGCCATGGAACAGGCCGCGATACGATTGGCCGGCAATCTGCAGCGTGCCTGGATCGAACAGCGAGAGCGTGAATCGTTGGGCAATGAGGCCGCTATGCCGTGACGGCCGGTTCGGCGTTTTCCTCTTTGAAGGCGATTCTGTGATTAGTGTAGAATGACGCGTTCGACGATAGCGCGGAGGATGGTCCCTCAATTCCGGTTTCCCAGAGGAGAACACATGGTGTATCGACATCAGCGCAGCAAGATGCTGTCCGTACTCGCGGCGACTACCATGGTCGCTGCCACGTTTTTGTCCGGAGGAGTGCAACTCGGGTCTCAGGCGGAGGCGGCTGGTGTGCCTCCGGCGTTCGCGCAGGGTTTTTCAGAAATCGTGAAGGCGGTGACTCCGGCAGTCGTGAATATTGCGGTGACCGGAGGCGGGGAAGGCCGGCGCGAAGGTCGGCGTCAGCTCCCTCCCGGCGGCCCGTTCGGCGGGCCACCTCCAGGTCCTGGCGGTCCCGGTGAAGAGCCTCCCGGTATGGAACCCCCTGGCGGTCCTGGCGGCCCTCCCGGCGGCGGTCCGCATCGTCCCGAACAGAGCGCCGGGTCCGGCGTCATCCTCGATCCCAACGGCTACATTGTCACCAATAACCACGTGGTGGAAGGCGCCACGCAGATCACGGTGACGCTCTCGGATCGCCGGGAGTTCCCGGCCAAGATCATCGGCACCGATCCGAAAACGGACCTCGCCATCATCAAGATTGAAGCGAAAGATCTCGCCTCCATGAAGTGGGCGGACTATGACGAACTGCAGGTGGGCGATCTGGTCCTTGCGGTGGGAAGCCCATTTGGACTCAGCTCGACCGTCACGTTGGGGATCATTAGTGCGCTCGGCCGCGGCAACGTCGGCATTGCGGACTATGAAGACTTTATTCAGACGGATGCCGCGATCAATCCCGGCAATTCAGGTGGCGCCCTCGTCAACATGCAAGGCAAGTTGATCGGAATCAACACCGCTATTTTCTCCCGCACGGGAGGGTCCGAGGGAATCGGGTTCGCCATTCCCAGCAGCATTGCGACCGACATTGTCGACAGTCTGACGAAGACCGGCAAGGTGGTGCGCGGGTGGATGGGCGTGGCGATTCAGGAAATTACACCAGCGCTGGCCAAGTCGTTCAAATTGCCCGAACAACGTAAGGGCGTCCTGATCAGCGACGTGAACGAGAACGGTCCTTCCCACACGGCCGGCATGCGGCGCGGGGATGTGGTCATCTCCTTCAACGGCAAGGAAGTGCAGAGCGTCAGCCAGTTGCGCAACCTGGTCGCGCGTATGGCTGTCGGCAAGGAAGCGGACATCAAGATTTTGCGCGAAGGCAAGGAGCAGGTCTTGAAGGTCAAGGTGGCTGAACGGCCTTCGGACGAGGTGCTGGCCAAGCGGGAGCCTGGTCCTGCTGCGCCCCAGACTGAAACCGTGAAGCCGCCCGACAACGTGTTGGCGGCCTTGCGCGTCCAAATACTGGATGCGGCCATGCAGAGCCAGCTCAACATTCCCGCCAAGACAACCGGCGTGGTGGTGAGTTCGGTTGAAGCGGGGAGTCCTGCCGAGGCGGCCGGATTGCAGCGCGGGGACGTGATCCAAGAGGTGAATCACGAGGTCGTGAAGAACCTTGAGGATTACCAGAAGGCGTCAGCCAAGGTGAAGAAAGACGAGATGGTTGTGCTCTTGCTGAGTCGGCAGGGGAACAATCTGTTCGTAGCCGTCAATCCGAAGTAGACAGCAACCAGCGGACCGCTCTCAGCTATCACGCCAATTCGGCTGATG is part of the Nitrospira sp. genome and encodes:
- a CDS encoding Do family serine endopeptidase, which translates into the protein MVYRHQRSKMLSVLAATTMVAATFLSGGVQLGSQAEAAGVPPAFAQGFSEIVKAVTPAVVNIAVTGGGEGRREGRRQLPPGGPFGGPPPGPGGPGEEPPGMEPPGGPGGPPGGGPHRPEQSAGSGVILDPNGYIVTNNHVVEGATQITVTLSDRREFPAKIIGTDPKTDLAIIKIEAKDLASMKWADYDELQVGDLVLAVGSPFGLSSTVTLGIISALGRGNVGIADYEDFIQTDAAINPGNSGGALVNMQGKLIGINTAIFSRTGGSEGIGFAIPSSIATDIVDSLTKTGKVVRGWMGVAIQEITPALAKSFKLPEQRKGVLISDVNENGPSHTAGMRRGDVVISFNGKEVQSVSQLRNLVARMAVGKEADIKILREGKEQVLKVKVAERPSDEVLAKREPGPAAPQTETVKPPDNVLAALRVQILDAAMQSQLNIPAKTTGVVVSSVEAGSPAEAAGLQRGDVIQEVNHEVVKNLEDYQKASAKVKKDEMVVLLLSRQGNNLFVAVNPK